The genomic segment GATGCTGAAATAAATGACATGAAAAAAAAGATAGATGCAGGAGCAGAATTTTTTATCACTTCCCCGGTTTTTGATCCAGCAGATGCCATGCCTTTTCTTGAAAATGCAGATAAGGAAAAATGCAGGATTATTCCTACTGTTCTTTTGTTTAAATCCCTTGGAATGGCCCGCTATATGGCCCGTAATGTGCCTGGTATTAATATTCCCCAGGAACTTATTAAACGCCTTCAAAAATCCAAAGACAAATCAGGAGAATGTATAAAAATTGCATCAGAGATACTTGGTTCTTTTAAACAAAATGGCTTTGACGGAGTTCTTGTTTCAACTATTGGACAAAATGACTTGATACCTGATATTATAAAAGAAACTTAATAACAATATCTTGCCACCTGGTAATATTTAAGCTATGTAAATTTTATATGATATTGAATAAGTATTTATTAAAAATTTTTTAAATATGGGGGCAGGATGAGTGAAAATAAAAAAATAGTTGCTTATGTTGAAAGGGATATGGAAGAATTTATCCCGTTTTTTCTTGAAGAAAGCAAAGAGGAGATACGCGGTCTTATTGAGGCTTTAAAAGCTGGAGATTATAAGTCTCTTAAAGATTTCGGACATAAGATAAAAGGATCTTCAGTTACATGCAGCGAAGGATTTCAGAAAATGAGCGATATTGGTCTGGCTATTGAAAATGCTGCAAAGGAAAAAAAACCTCTTAAAGAAATTCAGGTCATGGTAAAAGCTTATATAGAATATGTTAATAATGTTGAAATAATCTATACAGACTAATGCTTAAACAGCAGTTGATATAATTTTATCAATTTTCTTTTTGTATATTAATAACCCCAAGCTTGACCATTGTCAGGAGATGGTTGTAAGTACGA from the Desulfonema limicola genome contains:
- a CDS encoding Hpt domain-containing protein; translated protein: MSENKKIVAYVERDMEEFIPFFLEESKEEIRGLIEALKAGDYKSLKDFGHKIKGSSVTCSEGFQKMSDIGLAIENAAKEKKPLKEIQVMVKAYIEYVNNVEIIYTD